The following proteins come from a genomic window of Myxococcales bacterium:
- a CDS encoding DUF4202 domain-containing protein, producing MNRMRFERAVAEIDRVNADDPHQIEVRGVVRPKELGHADLASEWVARLDEQPSEALQLAARAHHLRRWSLPRNDYPEGRSGYLVWRQALKQQHADETAHILEACGYEASVIESVSRIILRKNLVQNPDAQTLEDALCLVFFETQLVELAGRLDPEKMRNVGIKTLRKMSSRGRALALELPLDPQYIELLRELEKAL from the coding sequence ATGAATCGCATGCGCTTCGAGCGAGCGGTTGCTGAGATTGATCGCGTCAACGCCGACGATCCGCATCAGATCGAAGTGCGCGGTGTCGTTCGCCCCAAGGAACTAGGCCACGCCGACCTGGCCAGTGAGTGGGTCGCACGTCTCGACGAGCAGCCGAGTGAAGCCTTGCAACTCGCAGCCCGTGCCCACCATCTGCGCCGCTGGTCACTTCCGCGCAACGACTATCCAGAAGGGCGCAGCGGATATCTGGTGTGGCGGCAGGCGCTCAAGCAGCAACACGCAGACGAGACCGCGCATATTCTCGAGGCGTGTGGCTACGAAGCCTCTGTCATCGAAAGCGTCAGCCGAATCATCTTGCGCAAGAATCTGGTCCAGAACCCAGACGCCCAGACTCTCGAAGACGCTCTGTGTCTCGTGTTCTTCGAAACCCAGCTGGTCGAACTCGCCGGCAGACTCGACCCGGAGAAGATGCGAAACGTCGGCATCAAAACCCTGCGAAAGATGAGCTCGAGGGGGCGCGCACTCGCGTTGGAGTTGCCCCTCGACCCGCAGTATATTGAACTCTTGCGTGAGCTCGAGAAAGCGCTTTAG
- a CDS encoding ferredoxin--NADP reductase, translating into MSPSNPNASNDPRHQFHEITVYDVIRETADANSFIFEIPSKLEELFQYQSGQFFTFEIPWEGFQIKRCYSLSSAASWGEKPKVTVKRVDDGRMSNWMNENLKSGDRIRVMPAAGAFVLHDRPGPQRPLMLFGGGSGITPVVSLLKHALRKTERSVKLLYANRDEESIIFRAELEAIEEQFGTRLQVIHHLDAESGFLTASGIEQHIEGRHDSDFYICGPTPFMDAIEGVLKSAPLTGGEIHVERFISAVDPDRERESVEEPLATGAPNKITVLLNGTAHSIEYQEGETILQAALRAELDVPYSCQDGYCSCCMAKLREGEVFMATHEALTDAEINEGWVLTCQAKPTTQVCEVEYED; encoded by the coding sequence GTGTCCCCGAGCAATCCAAACGCGAGCAACGATCCCCGCCATCAATTTCACGAAATCACCGTCTATGACGTGATCCGAGAAACAGCCGATGCAAACTCCTTCATCTTCGAGATTCCGAGCAAACTGGAGGAACTGTTCCAGTACCAATCCGGTCAGTTCTTCACCTTCGAAATTCCCTGGGAGGGATTCCAGATCAAGCGCTGTTACTCCCTGTCGAGCGCCGCGAGTTGGGGAGAGAAACCGAAGGTTACGGTCAAGCGCGTCGACGACGGCCGCATGTCGAACTGGATGAATGAAAACCTGAAGTCGGGGGATCGAATCCGCGTGATGCCCGCCGCGGGCGCCTTCGTTCTCCACGACCGCCCGGGCCCTCAACGCCCCCTGATGCTGTTTGGCGGGGGCAGTGGCATTACGCCGGTGGTTTCCCTGCTCAAGCACGCACTGCGCAAAACCGAGCGCTCGGTCAAGTTGCTCTACGCGAACCGCGATGAGGAGTCGATCATTTTTCGCGCCGAACTCGAAGCCATCGAAGAACAATTCGGTACGCGTCTGCAAGTGATTCACCATCTCGATGCCGAGAGTGGGTTCTTGACTGCGAGCGGGATCGAGCAACACATCGAAGGTCGCCACGACTCGGACTTTTATATCTGCGGCCCGACCCCATTCATGGACGCGATCGAGGGCGTGCTCAAGAGTGCGCCGCTCACGGGTGGAGAGATCCACGTCGAACGCTTCATCTCGGCGGTAGACCCGGACCGCGAGCGCGAAAGCGTTGAAGAGCCCCTCGCCACGGGTGCTCCGAACAAGATCACGGTCCTGCTGAACGGGACCGCCCACAGCATCGAGTATCAGGAGGGCGAAACCATCCTGCAGGCGGCGCTGCGTGCCGAACTCGATGTCCCGTACTCGTGTCAAGACGGCTATTGCAGCTGCTGCATGGCCAAACTTCGCGAGGGTGAAGTATTCATGGCCACCCACGAGGCACTTACCGACGCAGAGATCAATGAGGGTTGGGTACTCACCTGTCAGGCCAAGCCCACGACCCAGGTCTGTGAGGTCGAGTACGAGGACTGA
- a CDS encoding amidohydrolase family protein yields the protein MLDVLIKGGTLIDGSGDPARPGDLGILDGRIVGVGEVDREARKTIDASGKVVSPGFIDVHTHYDAQAFWDGTLSPSPYHGVTTVMGGNCGFSIAPLTPEAGDYLMRMLARVEGMPLEALQHGVPWDWTSFEEYLAKLDNKLAVNAGFMVGHSALRRVVMGERAVGEKATPDELAEMERLLGESLAAGGMGFSSTISPTHNDADGKPVPSRHASREEMIALARVVRDYPGTLLEFLPGIGAFTDEQKQLMTDLSLAAQRSLNWNVLAPATGGSELAEAQLSATDYARERGAEVLALTVPQPMTVRINLKAGFIFDALYRWDEFFRLSISERIEILRDPAKRAAMDADAHSEESGIFRFFANWANMTVDQVFSKETEQYAGRKIGDIAKELGKSDFDTMIEIAIADDLQTYFMPPSTGDDAETWALRGRIWQDDRSVIGASDAGAHLDMIDTFAFSTQVLGNGVREQGVIGIEEAIRQLTSVPAALYGLIERGRLEQGWHADVVVFDPETVGVGETYTRFDLPENAGRLYADAIGIEHVFVNGVEIIEGANHTGEFPGTVLRSGRDTETVAIGQRA from the coding sequence ATGTTGGATGTCTTGATCAAGGGCGGAACGCTGATCGACGGGAGTGGAGACCCGGCTCGACCCGGTGACCTCGGCATTCTCGATGGTCGAATCGTCGGGGTCGGCGAGGTAGATCGTGAAGCGCGCAAGACAATCGACGCCTCGGGCAAAGTGGTTTCCCCCGGTTTCATCGACGTCCACACCCACTACGACGCCCAGGCCTTTTGGGATGGGACCCTGAGCCCGTCGCCTTATCACGGTGTGACCACAGTGATGGGTGGGAATTGCGGTTTCAGCATTGCACCCCTGACGCCCGAGGCCGGGGACTACCTGATGCGAATGCTGGCCCGGGTCGAGGGCATGCCCCTCGAAGCACTCCAACACGGCGTTCCCTGGGACTGGACTTCGTTTGAGGAATATCTCGCAAAGCTCGACAACAAACTCGCGGTCAACGCGGGCTTCATGGTCGGCCATTCGGCCTTGCGTCGCGTGGTGATGGGCGAGCGCGCGGTCGGGGAGAAGGCCACCCCCGACGAACTCGCGGAAATGGAGCGGCTGCTGGGGGAATCGCTTGCGGCCGGGGGAATGGGCTTCTCGTCGACCATCTCTCCGACCCACAACGACGCCGACGGCAAACCCGTTCCGTCCCGTCACGCCAGTCGCGAAGAGATGATTGCCCTGGCCCGGGTCGTACGCGATTACCCGGGGACGCTGCTCGAGTTTCTGCCCGGCATCGGTGCCTTCACCGACGAACAGAAGCAGTTGATGACGGACCTTTCCCTCGCCGCACAGCGCTCACTCAATTGGAACGTGCTCGCACCGGCGACCGGAGGGAGTGAGCTTGCCGAGGCGCAACTCTCGGCTACGGACTACGCCCGAGAGCGCGGAGCCGAAGTGCTGGCGCTCACGGTGCCCCAACCGATGACCGTGCGGATTAATCTGAAAGCGGGCTTTATTTTTGATGCGCTGTACCGCTGGGATGAGTTTTTTCGGCTGAGCATTTCCGAGCGAATCGAGATCTTGCGGGATCCGGCGAAGCGCGCGGCAATGGACGCCGACGCGCACTCCGAGGAGTCGGGAATCTTCCGCTTCTTTGCAAATTGGGCAAACATGACTGTCGACCAGGTCTTTTCAAAGGAGACCGAGCAGTACGCCGGACGCAAGATCGGGGACATCGCCAAGGAACTTGGCAAGTCCGACTTCGACACGATGATCGAAATTGCGATTGCCGACGATCTGCAGACCTACTTCATGCCGCCCTCGACGGGGGACGACGCCGAGACCTGGGCGCTGCGGGGTCGGATCTGGCAGGACGATCGCAGTGTCATCGGTGCATCGGATGCTGGTGCGCATCTCGACATGATCGACACATTCGCGTTCTCGACCCAGGTGCTCGGAAACGGAGTACGAGAGCAGGGGGTGATCGGAATCGAAGAAGCAATCCGGCAACTCACTTCGGTGCCTGCGGCGCTCTACGGTCTCATCGAGCGCGGTCGCCTCGAGCAGGGTTGGCATGCGGACGTGGTCGTTTTCGATCCCGAGACGGTCGGTGTCGGTGAAACCTATACGCGATTCGATCTTCCGGAGAATGCGGGGCGTCTGTACGCCGACGCGATCGGGATCGAGCACGTGTTTGTGAACGGTGTCGAGATCATCGAGGGCGCGAATCACACGGGCGAGTTCCCCGGAACAGTTTTGCGATCCGGTCGCGACACCGAAACTGTGGCAATTGGTCAGCGGGCCTAG
- a CDS encoding zinc-binding dehydrogenase, with protein MDSSDCHAFLLVQLYSRGSIHGREARRAGCGGQVALLAIWSSICGSGRVIFPLPRASKAFVEFLKARIEAGEYRAVINRRYALDEIVAAYRYVETSQKVGNFVVDVISGDRISDCDSV; from the coding sequence GTGGATAGTTCGGATTGCCACGCTTTCCTTTTAGTCCAGCTCTATTCGAGGGGCTCGATCCACGGTCGTGAGGCGAGGCGGGCCGGTTGCGGCGGTCAGGTCGCGCTCTTGGCGATCTGGTCGTCGATTTGTGGCAGCGGCCGAGTCATCTTTCCGTTGCCCAGGGCGAGCAAGGCCTTCGTCGAATTCTTGAAAGCGCGCATCGAGGCCGGAGAATACCGAGCGGTCATCAACCGACGTTATGCGCTCGACGAGATCGTTGCGGCCTATCGCTATGTGGAAACCAGTCAGAAGGTCGGGAACTTCGTGGTCGATGTGATATCCGGCGATCGGATTTCCGATTGCGATAGTGTCTGA